A genomic segment from Leptospira perdikensis encodes:
- the mpl36 gene encoding RlpA family plasminogen-binding lipoprotein MPL36 has protein sequence MQRLILISIVLWLVSCSSADATRRDYSASGDPEDIFFERSGKSKPTSQTKSEDPVARSIIDDLDSNAKTATPVATAIPVKKPADQFDEVGLSSWYGQKFQGRPTASGEPFDRMKMTGAHRTLPIGSVIKIQNLENNKEAVVRINDRGPFVDERIVDVSEKTAELLEFKDKGITKVGIKVLKKGEDDLGDDLDDSDLLDDAPAKPEKLTPVKPGAVKPIAAGKGFTVQVGVFQEKERALKYQENMKSEYNQSVFVTPRDGKFVVQVGDFADRTKAESLKSKLKYDGIDCFIANR, from the coding sequence ATGCAAAGACTCATACTTATATCCATTGTATTGTGGCTGGTGTCCTGCAGTTCTGCTGATGCCACCCGAAGAGATTATAGCGCTTCCGGAGATCCGGAAGATATTTTTTTTGAACGTTCAGGGAAGTCAAAACCGACGAGTCAAACTAAGTCGGAAGACCCAGTGGCTCGATCCATCATTGACGATTTAGATTCCAATGCAAAAACGGCAACTCCTGTTGCCACTGCTATCCCTGTGAAAAAACCAGCCGACCAGTTTGATGAAGTTGGTTTATCATCCTGGTATGGACAAAAATTTCAAGGTCGCCCCACTGCCAGTGGCGAACCATTTGATCGAATGAAAATGACGGGTGCTCATAGAACACTCCCGATTGGAAGTGTGATCAAAATCCAAAATTTAGAAAACAATAAAGAAGCAGTGGTTCGAATCAACGATCGCGGTCCATTTGTAGATGAACGTATTGTGGATGTATCTGAAAAAACTGCAGAACTATTAGAGTTTAAGGATAAAGGGATTACCAAAGTCGGAATCAAAGTTCTCAAAAAAGGTGAGGATGATTTAGGTGATGATTTGGATGATTCCGACCTTCTGGATGATGCCCCTGCAAAACCAGAAAAACTCACACCTGTCAAACCTGGTGCAGTGAAGCCAATTGCTGCAGGAAAAGGTTTTACGGTTCAAGTGGGAGTGTTCCAGGAAAAAGAAAGAGCATTGAAATACCAAGAAAATATGAAATCTGAATACAACCAATCCGTGTTCGTAACTCCTAGAGATGGAAAGTTCGTAGTTCAAGTTGGGGATTTTGCAGACCGCACCAAAGCAGAATCTCTCAAATCAAAATTGAAATACGATGGGATTGATTGTTTTATCGCAAATCGTTAG
- a CDS encoding tetratricopeptide repeat protein, with protein sequence MAQEIQSLFNEAVRLERNGEWDRAEIQYKVLLEKDPNYHLALQNLGVIYAKQGKHADAIPLFSKAYKLHANVKNCYNLAVSLYKHEETEKAVSFLKQTLTFEKKFISAHLLLAQAYQKLGNDEKTEVYLNNVIKIEPDHKSALGGLAMFYYERNRFPESLKMIERYLILYPGNAQLKIIQSEILAKQGNYKASATLLTTMVKEDVGFTNFNESLHAAWQEEDGVAHESLVRIQSKAKKKLKEFQTKLELSKENPEEFSPPDAQEALDLSLLYLFNGNPEKAMQYLVFAQKMKEKTDPDRPS encoded by the coding sequence ATGGCGCAAGAAATTCAATCCTTGTTCAATGAAGCGGTCCGTTTGGAGCGAAATGGTGAATGGGATCGTGCTGAAATCCAATACAAAGTTTTATTGGAAAAGGATCCAAATTACCATTTGGCCTTACAAAATTTGGGAGTCATTTACGCCAAACAAGGGAAACATGCAGATGCCATTCCTTTGTTTTCTAAAGCATACAAACTCCATGCCAACGTTAAAAACTGTTACAACCTCGCTGTTTCCTTGTACAAACATGAAGAAACAGAAAAAGCCGTTAGTTTTCTAAAACAAACTTTAACCTTTGAAAAAAAATTCATTTCGGCTCATTTGTTACTCGCTCAAGCCTATCAGAAGTTAGGTAACGATGAAAAAACTGAAGTTTATCTCAATAATGTCATTAAAATCGAACCAGACCATAAATCAGCTTTAGGAGGGCTTGCGATGTTTTATTACGAAAGGAATCGTTTTCCAGAAAGTTTAAAAATGATTGAACGTTACTTGATTCTGTATCCCGGAAATGCTCAATTAAAAATCATCCAATCGGAAATCCTTGCCAAACAAGGAAATTACAAAGCATCGGCCACTTTACTCACCACAATGGTGAAAGAGGATGTGGGATTTACAAATTTTAATGAAAGTCTGCATGCAGCTTGGCAAGAAGAAGATGGGGTTGCTCATGAAAGTTTGGTTCGGATCCAATCGAAGGCCAAAAAGAAACTCAAAGAGTTCCAAACCAAATTAGAACTTTCCAAAGAGAATCCAGAAGAGTTTTCTCCCCCAGATGCTCAGGAAGCTTTGGATTTAAGTTTGTTATATCTTTTCAACGGCAATCCGGAAAAAGCGATGCAATATTTGGTATTTGCTCAAAAGATGAAGGAAAAGACAGACCCAGACAGGCCATCCTAG
- a CDS encoding tetratricopeptide repeat protein gives MKFRIIYILYLCSILISLGCRYPIAKQDELESDTLFLEVTNAKASDCNAEGIRLSKSVQLDQAESVWDKCIQTNPNEVSVHLNRLRFYFLLDEFEILKEKVAKEGPSRSSVTYTTILKELEIRLRNEEKIVLLDALSRVKGWELYAYEELANYYIQTGNFVYAEGYLNQILEVVPFHENALYGMADIQVQKNNWYSLLDYAKSLEIAAKKNKEFHFYFVKANYELGRYEEALKWAESATASEKTQIGFLEVWRDTLLVLKDFPKWDGLLPYYRKAVEKGYAVPESVFFPTLSKEGKDIRKASRSGRS, from the coding sequence TTGAAATTTCGTATTATATACATCTTATACCTTTGTTCTATTTTGATTTCATTGGGGTGCAGATATCCCATCGCAAAACAAGATGAATTAGAATCTGATACTTTATTTTTGGAAGTGACCAACGCAAAAGCAAGCGATTGTAATGCGGAAGGCATACGATTGTCTAAGTCCGTGCAACTTGACCAAGCAGAATCGGTTTGGGACAAGTGTATTCAAACCAATCCGAATGAAGTTTCCGTACATTTGAACCGACTTCGATTTTACTTTTTGTTAGATGAATTCGAAATTTTAAAAGAAAAGGTCGCGAAGGAAGGTCCCTCACGTTCCTCCGTTACATACACGACGATTTTAAAAGAACTAGAAATCCGTTTGAGAAACGAAGAAAAAATCGTTTTGTTAGATGCGTTATCTAGAGTGAAGGGTTGGGAATTATATGCATATGAGGAACTAGCCAATTACTACATACAAACAGGTAATTTTGTTTATGCAGAAGGTTATTTGAATCAAATCTTAGAAGTGGTTCCCTTCCATGAAAATGCCCTGTATGGAATGGCGGACATCCAAGTACAAAAAAATAATTGGTATAGTTTGTTAGATTATGCAAAATCTCTAGAGATTGCCGCTAAAAAGAATAAAGAATTTCATTTTTATTTTGTAAAAGCTAACTATGAATTAGGTCGTTACGAAGAGGCTTTGAAATGGGCGGAATCAGCTACTGCTAGCGAAAAGACCCAAATCGGATTTTTAGAAGTTTGGCGAGATACCTTACTTGTTTTAAAAGACTTTCCCAAATGGGATGGGCTTTTGCCTTACTATCGTAAGGCGGTCGAAAAAGGATATGCGGTTCCCGAGTCGGTTTTTTTTCCTACTTTGTCAAAAGAGGGAAAGGATATTCGGAAGGCTTCTCGTTCGGGAAGAAGTTAA
- the folP gene encoding dihydropteroate synthase — protein sequence MAEIFGILNITTDSFSDGGKFLNPDDAIEQGNKLLQEGADWLDVSGQSSNIDAALVSEEEEWKRVEPVIRHFVPKGVRISLDSFRPAVQKKGIEAGVRCINDITGFTYEGDRSFLKSAIQKHPELKLIIMHSHNRNIAKHKSDLTPEKVVRKIQAFFRDRRSDLLAMEIPESALHYDPGMGFFLSENPMVSFRVLQELEILKLEFPQLMVGVSRKSFLGNVLGDLPIPDREFATLACEIHLLLYKVPFIRTHNVLKLRQAEKVWNLCQEME from the coding sequence ATGGCCGAAATCTTCGGAATCTTAAACATTACAACAGACTCGTTTAGCGACGGGGGAAAATTCCTTAACCCAGACGACGCAATTGAACAAGGAAATAAACTTTTGCAAGAGGGGGCTGATTGGTTAGATGTATCGGGTCAATCCTCTAACATCGATGCTGCGTTAGTTTCTGAAGAAGAGGAATGGAAACGAGTCGAACCTGTAATTCGTCATTTTGTTCCCAAGGGAGTCCGCATCAGTTTGGATAGTTTCCGACCTGCCGTTCAGAAAAAAGGAATTGAGGCAGGGGTTCGTTGTATTAACGATATCACTGGTTTCACTTATGAAGGTGATCGAAGTTTTTTAAAATCAGCCATTCAAAAACACCCAGAACTAAAACTCATCATTATGCATTCGCATAACAGAAATATAGCGAAACATAAATCAGATCTTACACCTGAAAAAGTAGTGAGAAAGATCCAAGCTTTTTTTAGAGACCGCCGTTCGGACTTACTCGCTATGGAAATACCGGAATCGGCACTCCACTATGATCCGGGTATGGGTTTTTTTCTCAGCGAAAATCCAATGGTTTCCTTTCGAGTTTTACAAGAGTTAGAAATCCTCAAACTAGAATTCCCCCAACTGATGGTAGGAGTTTCCAGAAAATCATTCCTAGGAAATGTATTGGGTGATTTACCAATCCCGGATAGAGAATTTGCCACTTTAGCCTGTGAAATCCATTTATTACTATACAAAGTTCCCTTCATTCGGACGCATAACGTGCTTAAGTTGAGACAAGCGGAAAAAGTTTGGAATTTATGTCAGGAAATGGAATGA